The Anopheles coluzzii chromosome 2, AcolN3, whole genome shotgun sequence genome window below encodes:
- the LOC120947423 gene encoding 60S ribosomal protein L36, which produces MAPRYEMCVGLNKGHKTTKIKQLQYRGDRKVKGIRPSRLKGIQTKHTKFVRDLVREVVGHAPYEKRGMELLKVSKDKRALKFLKRRLGTHIRAKRKREELSNILAHMRKAAHK; this is translated from the exons ATGGCTCCGAGATACGAAATGTGTGTCGGCCTGAACAAGGGCCACAAGACCACCAAGATCAAGCAGCTGCAGTACCGCGGCGACCGCAAAGTCAAGGGAATCCGCCCGTCCCGCCTGAAGGGT ATCCAAACCAAGCACACCAAGTTCGTGCGCGATCTGGTGCGTGAGGTCGTCGGTCATGCCCCGTACGAGAAGCGCGGTATGGAATTGCTGAAGGTGTCGAAGGATAAGCGTGCGCTCAAGTTCCTGAAGCGACGCCTCGGCACGCACATCCGTGCCAAGAGGAAGCGCGAGGAGCTGTCCAACATTCTGGCCCATATGCGCAAGGCCGCGCACAAGTaa